CTCCTGCACCGGCACCTCGTGCACAGCTTCAACCGCGACGCCTACCTGGCCATCGTGAGCGCGGTCCTCGGCCACTACCGCTATCCGCTCCTGCCGGCGATCTTCACCGTGTTCGTCGCCTTCAGTCTGTTTGCGACGCTCCTGTACCTCGTTACCCACTAGAACGTCGGTGTACGACCCCGCCGAATTCGCCCTCGCCGGGCCCGGCGACTTCCTGCGCCTCGACAGCCGCTGCGCAGATCTCCTGCGGGACTTCTTCGCCTGGCTGCAAGGCCACGAAGGGGACGGGCTGCCCCTGGAGCAGGCCAACGCCGCCGCCCACGCGGCGGACCGCTACCTGCGGGACTTCGTGGTGGACGTCCAGGAGACGGGCCCGACCGACGCCGACCCCACTTTGCCCCGCCGGTACCTCGCCAACTGGTACATCGTCCACACCCTGGAACCCACCCACGACGAGATGGTCCGGATTCGCGACGCCCTGACCCGCCTCTACCGGTTCCTCGCGGTGCGCCGCCTCCTTTCGGAGACCGCGGCCGAGGCGGCCGCCGCCTGCCTCGCGGACGCCGCGTACTTTCGCGACCGCCTGGAGAGCTTCTGGGACCTGACCCCTGAGGCGATTCCGGCCTGGCGCGCGGTGGACGACTACCGGCGAAGGCCCAACGGGTGAGAGCCCACGCAAACGAAGGCCCGGGAGGAGCACCTCCCGGGCCTTCGCATTCCATGGATCGGTAATCCGACCCGCTCCCCAGGGAGCGGGCCGCACCGGTCAGTTGTCGGTGGCGAACCGGATTTGGGTCGGCTGGATCACTCCGGCGTTGGCCGCACGCTGGTCGTCGTGGTAGGCGGCCGGCACCCAGCCTTCCGCATCCTCGACCGCATCGGTCAGCCAGTACGTCCCGTACTCCGGGCCGTGGCAGTTCCCGCAGCGGCTGGGGTTGAAGGTGGCGAAGGTGGCCGAGGCGAGGCCCGCCACGTTGCGCTGGATGTTGTGAGGCGTGGCGTACTTCCAGGTGGGCAGCGCCGCGACGTTCGGGATGAGCCCGTCGATGGGGTTCTCCCGAGGATACTGGAACACGTCCCGGTCGATGGGGGCGTGGCGCAGCACCGCGAACTTGTACGGCTTGTCGGGGCGCGGGTTCTTCCCGATCCGGAAGGCCATGAGGGCATCGGGCATGGAGCCCTCGGGCCGCACGGCAAGGGTCGGATCCCCTTCGTTGATGCGGTAGTAGGGCAGCCCCGTGTTGCCCACGTCGATGTCCGTATGGCAGCCGAAGCAGTTCTTGTACGCCTGCGCGTGGCAGCTCTGACACGCCATGGCGCTGAGGTGGCTGGCCAGGTGCAGGTCGTTGGAGCCCACCAGCGTCCCGTGGCACCCCTCGCAGCTCGGAGCGGAGGCGACGGCGTACCGGTCGTCGGTGCCCGCTGCCGGGGCACCAGCCCCGTGCATCTCCTGCCCCGAGTGACAGAAGGTGCACCCCATCGGGTACCCATCGTCGTTGAGCTCCTGGGTCTTGGCGAAGTGCACGTCGGGCTCCAGGGGTGCCAGCCCGAGGCCGTTGTTCTCGATCAGGTGGTTGTTGAGGCCGAAGAACTCGTCCTTGACGCGGCTTCCGTGGCAGGCGGTGCAGTTGCGCTCCATGTCGGGCGTCTTGCGGAAGTTGTGGCCGTTGAGCAGACCGCCTCCCGCGAAGTTGGGCACCGACACGTGGCAGTGCCCGCAGGCCGAGCGGCCTTCGTCGTTGGCGATGTGGCACTTCGAGCACTGCTCGTCGAACCGCGCCCGCGATTCGGTGCCAGGGGTGAAGTCAAACCCCCGGTCGGAGAGAATCCTCACGTAGCCCCCGATCGTGGTGTGGAGGCTGCCCTGGGCGGAGGTCACGATGGCGCCGTGGCAGCCGGCGCAGACGTCGGAACCGGGAATCGGCTGCCACGTGCCCGCGTGGGCGGCGCTGCGAGCGCCGGCGGTGCCGACGCCTCCGTGACAGGTGGTGCAGGAAAGCTCACCGTGGGTGCTGGCGAGGAAGCTCTCGGGGAACTGGGCGAAGCGACCGTCGTGGACCCAAACCTTCTTTTCCGGCAGCACGGCCGGTACGGAACCCCCTCACCCTTCGCCGGCGGAGGGTGGGGCCACCACTCCCGCCGGCGGAGTCTTCGTTCGATCGTAGAAGATCGCACCGAGGCTCGTGTGGCACCCCGCACAGTCGGCCGGGGGTGCATAGGCCGCCAGGTCCCCGAGATCCCCGGCCCCACCGTCGTCGATCGGGAAGTCCCAGGACCGGTTTCCGGCGTCGAAGTTGGCGAGCTGGCCCGAGCCGACGGCGGCCGAGGTGTTCCAGCCGTTGATGCCGTAGAGCATATTCACAGCGTCGTAGCCCAGGATGCCGAGGGCCATGGTGGCGATGGAGCCGGTGTGGCCCGTGTAGCAGTAGACGACCGTGCGTGCGACCGGGTCGACGCCCGTTGCCCGGTCGAGCTTGGCCACCTGCTGCCAGGGGATGTTGAACGCGCCGGGGATGTGGCCGCCGGCATAGTGCGCCCCGCTGCGCACACTCAGGATCGGGGGGTCGTTGGTGGCGTCCGCGTCGTCCAGGAGCGCCGCAAGGTCCACCGGCGTCATCTGGAGCTCCTGCTGATCCGGAAAGCGGGCAAAGTACGCCTGCGCAAGCCGGAGGATCTTCTCCTCCAGGCTCCCGGCGCCGGCAGACCACGTGGGATAGAGGTGGCTTCCCGCCGGGTTGGCGGTGGTCTCCGTATCCCGGTTCACCCGCACGGAGCCCAGGTCGTCGTCGAAACGGCGTCCGTGGGACAGTTCCGCGTCGTAGCTCCACCCCATCATCCCCATGAAGATGGCCCGGGAGCGGGGGTGGGGGGCGGCTGGGTCGGAGATGCGCACGGCGTTGATGAGGAAGCTCGCCATGTTGCCGTCGCCGCCGTAGTAGGAGGCGACGATCACGTCCTTGTCCGCGGGAATGCCCGAGGTGCCGGCAAGCATCCGCGCCGGGAGGTCCAGCAGGGGCACGTTCACCGCCCCCGGGATGTGCCCCTTCGCGAAATCCGCGGCGTCGCGGGTGTCGAGGATGAACGGGTCGTTGTCCGGGTTGGCGTCGAAGAACAGCGCGAACGCGTCCGTCACGTTCACGGTGTTGTAGCCCAAGGCCAGCACGGAATCGAGGCGGGCGGCCACCGCCGTGAAGTCCTCGCCCGGCTCGGCGGCGAGAATGGTGTAGCCCTCCGACGCCACCGCCGAGGCGTTGCCCGAG
The sequence above is a segment of the Thermodesulfobacteriota bacterium genome. Coding sequences within it:
- a CDS encoding rhodanese-like domain-containing protein, which produces MRRESFSRARAVAWLAVALAVPLAMQGCGSSSSRPADTVAPVVSANPAGGAYDAPQAVTLAATDERDANPVIYYTLDGSEPTAASETFTAPIEVAVTTVLKFFAVDASGNASAVASEGYTILAAEPGEDFTAVAARLDSVLALGYNTVNVTDAFALFFDANPDNDPFILDTRDAADFAKGHIPGAVNVPLLDLPARMLAGTSGIPADKDVIVASYYGGDGNMASFLINAVRISDPAAPHPRSRAIFMGMMGWSYDAELSHGRRFDDDLGSVRVNRDTETTANPAGSHLYPTWSAGAGSLEEKILRLAQAYFARFPDQQELQMTPVDLAALLDDADATNDPPILSVRSGAHYAGGHIPGAFNIPWQQVAKLDRATGVDPVARTVVYCYTGHTGSIATMALGILGYDAVNMLYGINGWNTSAAVGSGQLANFDAGNRSWDFPIDDGGAGDLGDLAAYAPPADCAGCHTSLGAIFYDRTKTPPAGVVAPPSAGEG